In a single window of the Terriglobus roseus genome:
- a CDS encoding MFS transporter: protein MSTSAPISVANGNAALYRRVTLRVAPLVLLLYFIAFLDRVNIGFASLTMNRDLGISDTLYGLAAGIFFVGYLLFAVPSNSALARVGAPRWVSFLMVSWGIVGCCTAFVHGPTMYMVLRFLLGAAESGFLPGIVFYLTRWLPGSARAGILALLYLAIPLSSVVGSPISAAILRMNGAHGLAGWQWLFLLEALPAILLGLAVPWLLDAGPATATWLSEEEKVALTGAIEAEAALGEAAGAAERVPVGLVVALAATYFMLMIGLYELGFWTPRLIASYGVGLRWLGWLNAAPYAAGAAVLLPWCRWSDRHGDRRLSLVVSFGCGALGLVLAALGGSLVLCVVGLSLAAFGVFVSMPVFWAASSQRIAVAAAALAIAIINSVGNVGGFIGPYATGWLLARTHDYRAGLLATAAALSLGACLAGVIFSPQKPLQEASV from the coding sequence GTGAGCACCTCTGCCCCGATCTCTGTTGCGAACGGTAATGCTGCGCTGTACCGGCGGGTGACGTTGCGCGTTGCGCCGCTGGTGTTGCTGCTGTACTTCATCGCTTTTCTGGATCGCGTGAACATTGGGTTTGCGTCGTTGACGATGAATCGCGACCTGGGCATTAGCGACACGCTCTATGGCCTGGCTGCGGGCATCTTCTTCGTTGGCTATCTTCTGTTTGCGGTGCCAAGTAACAGTGCGCTGGCGCGCGTCGGTGCGCCTCGTTGGGTCAGCTTTCTGATGGTCTCGTGGGGCATCGTCGGCTGCTGCACGGCCTTTGTGCATGGGCCCACGATGTACATGGTGCTGCGGTTTCTGCTGGGTGCGGCGGAGTCGGGCTTTTTGCCCGGCATCGTTTTCTACCTGACGCGATGGCTACCGGGGTCGGCACGCGCAGGCATCCTGGCGCTGCTCTATCTGGCGATTCCGCTGTCCAGCGTCGTTGGCTCGCCCATCTCCGCCGCGATTCTCCGGATGAATGGGGCGCATGGCCTTGCGGGCTGGCAGTGGCTGTTCTTGCTGGAAGCCCTGCCCGCGATCCTGCTTGGCCTTGCCGTACCGTGGCTGCTGGATGCAGGCCCCGCGACGGCGACATGGCTCAGCGAGGAAGAGAAGGTGGCGTTGACCGGAGCGATAGAAGCGGAGGCCGCTCTTGGCGAGGCGGCGGGTGCAGCGGAACGGGTGCCCGTGGGACTGGTGGTGGCTCTTGCAGCGACCTACTTCATGCTGATGATCGGGCTGTACGAGCTTGGCTTCTGGACGCCGCGGCTGATCGCCAGCTACGGCGTCGGGCTGCGCTGGCTGGGATGGCTGAATGCTGCACCCTACGCCGCAGGTGCAGCAGTGCTGCTGCCATGGTGCCGATGGTCCGACCGTCATGGCGATCGCCGGTTGAGCCTGGTGGTTTCATTCGGCTGCGGCGCGCTGGGCTTGGTGCTGGCTGCGCTGGGTGGCTCGCTGGTGTTGTGCGTGGTGGGCCTGTCGCTGGCGGCGTTTGGGGTGTTTGTATCGATGCCCGTCTTCTGGGCGGCTAGCAGTCAGCGCATCGCCGTGGCGGCCGCAGCGCTGGCGATTGCGATCATCAATTCCGTTGGCAACGTGGGCGGTTTTATTGGTCCCTACGCCACCGGATGGCTGCTGGCCCGCACGCATGACTATCGTGCCGGCCTGCTGGCGACAGCGGCCGCGCTAAGCCTTGGCGCATGCCTGGCTGGTGTGATCTTTTCGCCGCAGAAGCCTCTTCAAGAGGCAAGCGTGTGA
- a CDS encoding glycerate kinase type-2 family protein has translation MSDALRSVARRIFLNALRAVDVRNAVRQQVNVDAETLRLGAHTLSRAAVESVILIAVGKAAVPMFEAASEKLQGVRVQAVVVAPRETFPPGHHERFLVGEHPTPGEHSRRAADTILSLLATATPRDAVLFLVSGGASAMVEKPLDDAISLADVAAFHRALVGSGMTITQINALRKHMSAVKGGRLAAAAAAAAWQCTLLVSDVPATEPDAIASGPSLPDSTTVEDCLTLFPRLQNACGSLPESVVRYFSNGNLPETPKAGDAAFTRASFDVILSGDHLAHAAAEAARAAGFHTVIDNACDDWEYRDAGRYLMDRSASLATKYGRVCVISVGEVAVSISAEAGEGGRNGQFALWCARDLTHHTPATVLSAGSDGVDGQSAAAGAVCDETTMGRAEQIGQSVDEALQQFNTASLLRLVGDAIQTGPTGNNLRDLRLILKER, from the coding sequence GTGAGCGATGCGTTGCGTTCTGTCGCTCGCCGCATCTTTCTGAATGCGCTGCGAGCCGTCGATGTGCGCAATGCAGTGAGACAGCAGGTCAACGTTGACGCGGAGACGCTGCGACTGGGTGCGCACACGCTGTCCCGTGCAGCAGTTGAGTCGGTCATCCTGATCGCCGTTGGCAAAGCTGCGGTACCCATGTTCGAAGCTGCTTCGGAGAAGCTGCAGGGTGTTCGTGTACAGGCGGTTGTTGTGGCGCCGCGCGAGACCTTTCCTCCGGGCCATCACGAGCGTTTTCTGGTGGGGGAACATCCCACGCCGGGGGAACACTCACGCCGTGCTGCCGACACGATCCTGAGCCTTCTGGCAACGGCTACGCCACGCGATGCGGTGTTGTTCCTCGTCAGCGGTGGTGCTTCGGCGATGGTGGAAAAGCCACTCGACGACGCGATCTCACTGGCCGACGTGGCGGCTTTTCATCGCGCACTGGTCGGCAGCGGCATGACGATCACGCAGATCAATGCACTGCGTAAACATATGTCTGCCGTGAAGGGCGGACGTCTGGCCGCAGCCGCCGCGGCCGCTGCATGGCAGTGCACGCTGCTGGTCTCGGACGTGCCGGCCACGGAGCCCGATGCGATTGCCTCCGGCCCGTCGCTGCCGGATTCGACCACCGTTGAGGATTGCCTGACGCTCTTTCCGCGCTTGCAGAATGCCTGCGGATCGCTGCCGGAGAGTGTTGTTCGCTACTTCTCCAATGGCAACCTTCCGGAGACGCCAAAGGCGGGCGACGCTGCCTTTACGCGGGCTTCGTTTGACGTAATTCTTTCCGGCGATCACCTGGCGCACGCGGCGGCGGAAGCGGCGCGGGCTGCCGGCTTTCACACCGTCATCGACAACGCATGTGATGACTGGGAGTACCGCGACGCCGGTCGTTACCTGATGGACCGCAGCGCTTCGCTGGCAACGAAATACGGACGCGTCTGCGTGATCTCGGTGGGCGAGGTTGCGGTCAGCATCAGTGCGGAAGCAGGCGAGGGCGGACGCAACGGCCAGTTCGCGCTGTGGTGTGCACGCGACCTGACCCATCACACACCTGCGACTGTGCTGAGTGCCGGTTCGGATGGTGTTGACGGCCAGAGTGCAGCGGCGGGTGCGGTCTGCGATGAAACGACAATGGGCCGTGCCGAGCAAATCGGTCAATCAGTAGATGAAGCGCTGCAGCAGTTCAACACCGCTTCCCTGCTGAGGCTTGTCGGGGACGCGATCCAGACCGGTCCGACCGGGAACAACCTGCGGGATCTGCGACTCATCCTGAAGGAGCGTTAG
- the ftsH gene encoding ATP-dependent zinc metalloprotease FtsH encodes MNSTVKTVLIWVLMLGCLISVWQFVTRSATGGHDSAVSLSQMQDFADKGKISDVTVNGTDVTGHFKDSKESFHTTIPANYPDLYKTLHDKGVNITIKDQNNSLWFSALVQFLPMLLILGVFLFFLRQMQSGGNKALSFGKSRARLLSLQQKKVTFKDVAGVDEAKEELKEIIEFLREAAKFQKLGGRIPKGVLLVGPPGTGKTLLARAVAGEANVPFFSISGSDFVEMFVGVGASRVRDLFEQGKKNAPCIIFIDEIDAVGRHRGAGLGGGHDEREQTLNQLLVEMDGFESNEGVILIAATNRPDVLDPALLRPGRFDRRVIVDRPDIRGREEVLKVHSKKVPMAEDVNLNVLARGTPGFSGADLANMVNEAALTAARYNRKAVHMYDFEIAKDKVLMGAERKSMLLSDQEKKVTAYHEAGHTLVSALSENSDPLHKVTIIPRGMALGVTVYLPEEDQHTVTKGYLTTRLAMMMGGRCAEEIFLHEMTTGAGNDIERATELARKMVCEYGMSKMGPMTYGKKEGGEIFLGREITQHRDFSDSTAQAIDAEVKRFMDEAYTAAYTILDNNQDIMHRMSALLLERETLDAEEIRLIIAGKDLSPVRNALSNSDPGGGETQKVLKPEGGRAPGFGEGRPSPA; translated from the coding sequence CAAGGGCAAAATCTCTGACGTAACTGTCAACGGAACGGACGTGACCGGCCACTTCAAGGACTCCAAGGAGTCCTTCCACACGACCATCCCTGCCAACTATCCGGACCTGTACAAGACGCTGCATGACAAGGGCGTCAACATCACCATCAAGGACCAGAACAATTCCCTGTGGTTCTCGGCGCTGGTGCAGTTCCTGCCCATGCTGCTGATCCTCGGTGTGTTCCTGTTCTTCCTGCGCCAGATGCAGTCGGGTGGCAACAAGGCGCTGTCGTTCGGTAAGAGCCGCGCGCGCCTGCTGAGCCTGCAGCAGAAGAAAGTCACGTTCAAGGACGTGGCGGGTGTGGACGAAGCGAAGGAAGAGCTCAAGGAAATCATCGAATTCCTGCGCGAAGCCGCAAAGTTCCAGAAGCTCGGCGGTCGCATCCCCAAGGGCGTGCTGCTCGTCGGACCTCCCGGAACCGGCAAGACTCTGCTGGCACGTGCTGTCGCGGGTGAAGCAAACGTTCCGTTCTTCTCCATCTCCGGTTCGGACTTCGTCGAGATGTTCGTCGGCGTCGGCGCATCGCGCGTCCGTGACCTGTTCGAACAGGGCAAGAAGAACGCTCCGTGCATCATCTTCATCGACGAAATCGATGCGGTCGGCCGTCACCGCGGCGCAGGCCTCGGCGGTGGACACGACGAGCGCGAGCAGACCCTGAACCAGCTCCTCGTCGAGATGGATGGCTTTGAGTCGAACGAGGGCGTGATCCTGATCGCCGCGACTAATCGTCCGGACGTTCTCGATCCCGCACTCCTCCGCCCCGGCCGTTTCGATCGCCGCGTCATCGTCGACCGCCCGGACATCCGCGGCCGCGAAGAGGTCCTGAAGGTCCACTCCAAGAAGGTTCCGATGGCCGAAGACGTCAATCTGAACGTTCTGGCCCGTGGCACACCAGGCTTCAGCGGCGCTGACCTGGCCAACATGGTCAACGAAGCTGCCCTGACCGCTGCCCGCTACAACCGCAAGGCCGTACACATGTACGACTTTGAGATTGCCAAGGACAAGGTCCTGATGGGCGCCGAGCGCAAGAGCATGCTGCTCAGCGACCAGGAAAAGAAGGTCACGGCGTACCACGAAGCCGGTCACACCCTCGTCTCCGCACTTAGCGAAAACTCCGACCCGCTGCACAAGGTCACCATCATCCCGCGCGGTATGGCGCTGGGCGTGACGGTCTACCTGCCGGAAGAAGATCAACACACCGTCACCAAGGGCTACCTGACGACGCGTCTGGCCATGATGATGGGAGGCCGTTGCGCCGAAGAAATCTTCCTGCACGAGATGACCACGGGTGCCGGCAACGACATCGAGCGCGCCACCGAACTGGCACGCAAGATGGTCTGCGAGTACGGCATGTCGAAGATGGGACCGATGACCTACGGCAAGAAGGAAGGTGGAGAAATCTTCCTTGGCCGCGAGATCACCCAGCATCGCGACTTCTCCGACTCGACCGCGCAGGCGATCGACGCAGAAGTGAAGCGCTTCATGGATGAGGCGTACACCGCTGCGTACACCATCCTCGACAACAATCAGGACATCATGCACCGCATGAGCGCCCTGCTGTTGGAGCGCGAGACGCTGGATGCTGAGGAGATCAGACTCATCATCGCAGGCAAGGACCTGTCGCCAGTGCGCAACGCCCTGTCGAACTCGGATCCGGGCGGCGGCGAGACGCAGAAGGTCCTCAAGCCGGAAGGTGGCCGCGCGCCAGGCTTCGGCGAAGGCCGTCCCTCCCCCGCATAA